The DNA window AGAAAAACAGATAAAAATAGATTGGCAATTTTCCATAGAGTCTGCAAGAAGCAAATTGAACAGGCATTATGAGAAGGTCAATGCAGACAATCAGAAATATAACAAAACTTAAAAAACGGTGTACTAACCTCAAAGTAGAAGATTGAACTTCATATATCTCTTAAAGCTTGATGCACGGTTATTCAAGCTCAGACACTTCCCCGAAAAAATATGCCTCAAGGGTTTCGGCATAGAGCAGCGAACCGAGCAGGAGTTCGTCAATGTTGACGAATTCATTGGGCACATGCGCGAGTTTTTCGTCGCCCGGATAATGCACCACCGAGGTGATACCCGCGAAAAAGAGATTTTTTGCCACCGTGTTGCCACCGAAAGTTTCATAGCGCATTGGTAAATTCAACCGTTTTGCCGCCGCATCGAAACTTTGAATAATCACCGAATTTTTATCCGACAGGTGCGGCTCGGTTTCATGCAATATTTTTAAACTCAACTCGGCATCGGGCGAACGATGACGCACGAGCGCCGCTTTCTCCTCAAGTTTTGCCAGAACATCGGCTTTTGCGATGCCTGCGGGCAAACGAAAATCAAGGGTGGCGCGGGCAACCGGTGGAATGGTATTGGTCGAAACGCCGCCTTGAATGGTGCCGACATTCATCGTCCAGCCATCAAATGCTTTATCGAAATTCGCGCCTAAATCGAGCGTCTTGATTTCGCCAATCCATTCGGCAAGCGGCACGATGGCATTGCGTCCGAGTTCAGGCGTCGAACCGTGCGCTTGAATGCCGCGACTCTCTAACTCGACCCAGAGAATGCCTTTTTCGCCATAAATCGATAAATCCATGCGCCCGCCATCGGGAATAATCGCGACATCGAATTTCAAACCGCATTCTTCAACCAGATAAATAATGCCTAACTCTGACCCCATCTCTTCATCGGCGGCGGCAATCAGATAAATGGTGCCGTCGAAATCCGGGTGTTCGGCAAGAAACGCTTTGCAGGCTGAATAAGCGCAGGCAAACGACCCCTTATCATCGAGCGTGCCGCGTCCGAATATTTTGTCTTCGATAATCGTCGGTTCAAAAGGCGGCGTCTGCCAAAGGTCTAGCTCGCCCGGTGGCACGACATCCATATGCGACACGAAGCCGATGGATTTTTTGCCGTTGCCAAGCTTGCCAACCACATTGGTGCGCCCCGGCGCTTTTTCATAATAAGAAATTTCCATGCCGAGTTTATTCAGACACTGGGTGACTATGGCTTTGCAGAGATATTCATTACCGGGCGGATTGGTGGTATCGACGCGCACCAGTTCACAAACGATGCGGACGATTTCTTCGCGGCTCAGGTGTCGGGCAAATTTCGATTCCATAGTGACGCTCCAAGAATAATTTTCGAGTGTCAAGGATGATACCTTCCGTCACCTTGACCATCAAGAAACCCTAATAAAAATCGGGCGATTTCGCACTTATAATTTACAAAACAAAAACTGTTGTCAGTGGTTTGACGCTGTGTTATAACGAAGCTACCCTCATTGATGCCCCTTTCAGGTCACGCATACGGGTTCTGAAATCCGCAACAGTTCATCAAGCCGGCAGTGGGGAATAAGCTGTTGCAGAGTGAATGGTTCAAGGTGACTAGAATTCCGGCAACGTCCCATTACAAATTGAAATGATTGAGGAGAAGCGATGACGACTCCTGTCGTAATGTACGAAGAAGAGTACGCACTGTTAAAAACGGTTATCTCTCGTCTGTGCGTAGATGCCAATGCAAAATTTGTCTTTCTGGTTGACAAGAACGGTCAACAAATCGCCTCATATGGCGAGATGACCGACCTCGATACCACCAGCCTTGCCAGTTTAACTGCCGGTAATGTTGCAGCCACCGATGGTCTGGCAAATTTGATTGGTGAACGCGGATTCCCCGTGCTTTCGCACGAAGGCGAAAAAGAGAATATCCATATTTCCATCGTCGCCGGTCGGGTTATTCTGGTGGTGATATTCGATGAACGGTCGAGCCTGGGACTGGTACGTCTCAGGGTCAAGCGCGCATCGGGCGAAATGAACCAGATTTTTGAAGCCATTGACGCAAAAGTTACCCGTGAACGCGATATGGGATTTTCGTTCGATTCGCCTTTTGCGGAAATTACCGAAGACGATATTGACGCTCTGTTTAATTAAACCCGTAACCCTCAGCCCACAAAGGTTCGTTGCCCCTGTAGCAAAGAATACTGATAGTGAATAGAGAATAAGGAATACAGCCGTGACGTTCATCAATTACGCATCGCGAGAAATCAACTGCAAAATTGTCTACTATGGTCCCGGGTTAGGCGGCAAAACGACCAACCTGCAATACATTTATGATTCGACCGCCGCCCAATCCAAAGGCAAACTCATCAGCCTGGCTACTGAAACCGACCGCACATTATTTTTCGACTTCTTACCGCTCGACCTCGGCACCGTGCGCGGTTTTAAAACCCGTTTTCATTTATACACCGTTCCCGGACAAGTGTTTTATGACGCCAGCCGCAAGCTCATCCTCAAAGGGGTTGATGGCGTGGTCTTTGTTGCCGATTCGCAACGCGAACGCATGGATGCGAATATCGAATCGCTCTATAACCTCGATGAAAACCTCAAACAACACGGCTACGATTTAATGAAGGTTCCTTATGTGTTGCAATTCAACAAACGCGACCTCGCGAATGCAGTGACTTATGATGAACTCAGAAAAGAATTGTTACGCAAAGACGAACCGATTTTTGAAGCGGTAGCCAATAAAGGCGTGGGGGTTTTTGACACCTTGAAGGCGGTTGCTAAACAGGTGTTGATGGAACTCAGAAAAGGTAGCGCCGGTTAATCACTGCAACTTCATCAATGTGGATAAATCCGGCAGGCATTGGTAAGAGAATATTTTTCAATTTGCTTAGAGGCGGTCTTGAGCCGCCTTTAATTTTTCGGCGAGTTGAATGTTGGTTAATTGCGCACTGACAAGTGATCGTTGACGCCTCTGACGATGTCACCGACGGTCAGGAAATTGGGAATCGCTTCATCGGGAATTTTTATTTTAAAGGCGTCTTCCAGACGTAAGGCGATATTGAGCGCATCGAGTGAATCGGCACCCAAATCTTTCATAATATGAGTGGTCGGTTCCAGTTTGCTTCGATCAACACGCAATTCGGCAACGATAATTTCCTTCACAGTCTCCTCAATCGCAGCAACGCTTTCTGTAGCCTCTCTGGTCATCTTTCGGTTTTTCCTTAATTGATTAAATTTGACAGCGATATATTGCCTATGAAGTGTACGCTCGCGCAACAAGAACTGCGTTATTGCCGCCAAAACCGAACGAGTTCGATATGGCGGTGCGCTTCCCTGCTCTCTGAAGCATCGGTCTTGCCCCATCCGTCACATAATCCAAATCACATTGCGGGTCGCGTTCTTCAAAATTTATCGTTGGCGGCACCATTTGCTCTTTTACCGCGAGCGCCGTAGCGATGAATTCGACTGCCCCCGAGGCGCCCATCGAATGACCGAGCATGGATTTAATCGAACTGATGGGAATCTCATAAGCCCGGCTGCCAAATACGCGCTTGATGGCTTCGGTTTCCGAAGCATCATTCAATTTTGTCGCCGTGCCATGGGCGTTGATGTAATCAATTTCGGCAGCACTGACCTGGGCATCCTGCAAGGCTTTCAATATCGCCTGGGCTTCGCCTTCCGGGTCAGGGAAAGTGATGTGCGCAGCATCTGCGGTTGAGCCGTAACCGAGCACTTCTGCGAAAATCGTCGCGCCGCGCTCAAGCGCATCGTCCAAACTTTCCAAAACCACGATGCCCGCGGCTTCGCCTAAAACGAATCCGTCACGCGTGGCGCTAAACGGGCGACAGGCGCGTTCAGGCGTTTCATTTTGCGTCGATAACACCCGCATATCTTTCCAGGCGTCCATCACCGACGGAATGACCGGCGCATCCGCTCCGCCGCAAATCATGCGCTCGGCCTGCCCATAACGAATCATATGCGCGGCGATGCCGATGGCGTTAGCGCCCGACGAACAGGCAGTCGTCACCGTAATATTGGGACCGCGCATTTTGAAGCGCATCGAAATATTGGCTGCCGAAGCGTTATACATGGATTTCGGAATCGCGATGGCTGAACGTTTGCTGCGCTCATTCAATAAAAATGCCTGATAAAAATCTTCGATGGAGCTTTGCCCGCCAAACCCGGTTCCCAAAATCACCCCGGTAGCGTAATTGTTAATCTGTTCTTCAGTGAGCCTGGCTTCGCAAAGCGCCAGTTTGGTGGCGACGATAGACATCTGCGAAACCCGGTCGAGGCGCGACATTTCGCGTTCATCAAAAAAATCCGCAGGCTTGAAATCGCGACACACCGCCGCGATGCTGGTTTTAAGATTCGCGGTATCGAATGCTTCAATACGCGAAATCCCGCTACGCCCCATAGTGAGTGCCGACCAGAAATTTTCGCGACCGACACCAATCGGCGAAACGATTCCAATGCCTGTTACAACAACTCTTTTCATATGTGTCTGGAGTCTGGAGCCTGGAGTCTGGAGTCAAAAGCCAGCTAACCGTTCTGACTCCAGACTCCAGGCTCCAGACACTCGACTCTTATTGAATGACTCCTAATTTCTTGCCTACCCGATGCATTGCCGCAAATAATTGTTCCGCCTGTTCATCTGTATGCGTCGCCATACAACTGATTCTGATTAAGCCATGCGTCACGGCAGGAGGCAACACGGGATTGGTATAGATATTTTCTTCGTTCAGTAAATCGAGAAAGAAACGGCAAACCAGCGATTCATCGCCCAGCACCACAGGAATAATCGGGGTATTGCCTTCTAACAGTTTAAAACCGAGGCGGGTAAATTCTCTGCGAATTTTATCGCCCATCGCCTTGACCCCCTCGCGGCGTTCGGGTTCGCGTCTAATGATTTCAATAGCTTTTAAAACTGCCGCGGCATTGGCAGGCGCAAGTGACGCCGAATAAACGAATGCCCGGCTGTGATGCTTAATAAATTCGATGACTTCGCGTTTGGCAGCCACGAAGCCGCCTATCGAGGCAAAGGATTTTGAAAAGGTTCCCATCACAATATCAACCCGGTCTTCGACGCCGAAATGTTCGGCGGCTCCCCGACCATGTGCCCCCAACACCCCGATACCATGCGCTTCATCAACATAAACCCGCGCGCCATATTTCGTCGCCAGACTGACGATGTCGTGCAAATTGGCGATGTCACCTTCCATTGAAAAAACACCGTCCACAACAATTAAACGCCCTTCGTCGGGCGCGAGGCTTGCCAGGATATTTTCCAAATCCTCCATATCGTTGTGGCGGAATCTGAGAGTCCTGGCAAACGAGGCAAGGCATCCGTCAAGCAATGATGCGTGAATATTGCGGTCGGCAACAATCACATCGCCGCGCCCGGTAATGCTGGAAATCGCGCCCAGATTGGTTTGAAACCCGGTGCCAAAAACCAGCGCCGCTTCACGATTCATAAATTGCGCGAGCTGTTCTTCGAGTTCGACGTGAAGATTCATCGTGCCATTGAGCATACGCGAACCCGAACAACCGGTGCCGTATTTTTCTATCGCTTCACGGGCAGCAGCTTTCACTTCCGGGTGGGTGGTCAAGCCGAGATAGTTATTCGAGCCAAACATCATAATGCGGCGTTCGCCCATCATGACCTCGGCATTGCCCGAATCCGAACCGCTGGTAAATTCCGTGAAGTAAGGATACAACCCGACCTCCCGGAACTCATCTGGCTTGGTATAGCTTATGGCTTTTTCAAAAACATCTTTCACGCCTATGCGCGCCTGTCGCTGCATAAAGCACGTCCTCTCTCGCTTAAAAGTTATTCTCTTCCATGTATGATCGAAGGGCTACACAAAGATTCTTTCGAGTCGCTGCATTATAACGAAAAATCGCGACACGGCAAAACAAATCGCAATAGCCAAAAGTTCAACCAAACGCCATGAAAGCGTCGCGCGCTGCGCAGAAAAACCCGCATCAACCTCTGCTCACTGGCGCAA is part of the Acidobacteriota bacterium genome and encodes:
- a CDS encoding ArgE/DapE family deacylase codes for the protein MESKFARHLSREEIVRIVCELVRVDTTNPPGNEYLCKAIVTQCLNKLGMEISYYEKAPGRTNVVGKLGNGKKSIGFVSHMDVVPPGELDLWQTPPFEPTIIEDKIFGRGTLDDKGSFACAYSACKAFLAEHPDFDGTIYLIAAADEEMGSELGIIYLVEECGLKFDVAIIPDGGRMDLSIYGEKGILWVELESRGIQAHGSTPELGRNAIVPLAEWIGEIKTLDLGANFDKAFDGWTMNVGTIQGGVSTNTIPPVARATLDFRLPAGIAKADVLAKLEEKAALVRHRSPDAELSLKILHETEPHLSDKNSVIIQSFDAAAKRLNLPMRYETFGGNTVAKNLFFAGITSVVHYPGDEKLAHVPNEFVNIDELLLGSLLYAETLEAYFFGEVSELE
- a CDS encoding roadblock/LC7 domain-containing protein, which produces MTTPVVMYEEEYALLKTVISRLCVDANAKFVFLVDKNGQQIASYGEMTDLDTTSLASLTAGNVAATDGLANLIGERGFPVLSHEGEKENIHISIVAGRVILVVIFDERSSLGLVRLRVKRASGEMNQIFEAIDAKVTRERDMGFSFDSPFAEITEDDIDALFN
- a CDS encoding GTPase domain-containing protein, with product MTFINYASREINCKIVYYGPGLGGKTTNLQYIYDSTAAQSKGKLISLATETDRTLFFDFLPLDLGTVRGFKTRFHLYTVPGQVFYDASRKLILKGVDGVVFVADSQRERMDANIESLYNLDENLKQHGYDLMKVPYVLQFNKRDLANAVTYDELRKELLRKDEPIFEAVANKGVGVFDTLKAVAKQVLMELRKGSAG
- a CDS encoding acyl carrier protein, encoding MTREATESVAAIEETVKEIIVAELRVDRSKLEPTTHIMKDLGADSLDALNIALRLEDAFKIKIPDEAIPNFLTVGDIVRGVNDHLSVRN
- the fabF gene encoding beta-ketoacyl-ACP synthase II, giving the protein MKRVVVTGIGIVSPIGVGRENFWSALTMGRSGISRIEAFDTANLKTSIAAVCRDFKPADFFDEREMSRLDRVSQMSIVATKLALCEARLTEEQINNYATGVILGTGFGGQSSIEDFYQAFLLNERSKRSAIAIPKSMYNASAANISMRFKMRGPNITVTTACSSGANAIGIAAHMIRYGQAERMICGGADAPVIPSVMDAWKDMRVLSTQNETPERACRPFSATRDGFVLGEAAGIVVLESLDDALERGATIFAEVLGYGSTADAAHITFPDPEGEAQAILKALQDAQVSAAEIDYINAHGTATKLNDASETEAIKRVFGSRAYEIPISSIKSMLGHSMGASGAVEFIATALAVKEQMVPPTINFEERDPQCDLDYVTDGARPMLQRAGKRTAISNSFGFGGNNAVLVARAYTS
- a CDS encoding aminotransferase class I/II-fold pyridoxal phosphate-dependent enzyme, producing MQRQARIGVKDVFEKAISYTKPDEFREVGLYPYFTEFTSGSDSGNAEVMMGERRIMMFGSNNYLGLTTHPEVKAAAREAIEKYGTGCSGSRMLNGTMNLHVELEEQLAQFMNREAALVFGTGFQTNLGAISSITGRGDVIVADRNIHASLLDGCLASFARTLRFRHNDMEDLENILASLAPDEGRLIVVDGVFSMEGDIANLHDIVSLATKYGARVYVDEAHGIGVLGAHGRGAAEHFGVEDRVDIVMGTFSKSFASIGGFVAAKREVIEFIKHHSRAFVYSASLAPANAAAVLKAIEIIRREPERREGVKAMGDKIRREFTRLGFKLLEGNTPIIPVVLGDESLVCRFFLDLLNEENIYTNPVLPPAVTHGLIRISCMATHTDEQAEQLFAAMHRVGKKLGVIQ